A stretch of Leishmania infantum JPCM5 genome chromosome 19 DNA encodes these proteins:
- a CDS encoding putative cation transporter, with translation MKPSAVAKTTTAGGTAAQLHAHSHRHGGHAHAHSHGSIEKGISGKYLRQCQVATLAGGATNVFFCVTKLWIGSAGGSVALVADGFHSLTDILADIISYVAISLSRKKLPRCRFPLGIGRLETSGAVIVAAILFFGGVALLVQSLEQCFADVASLLETAAPTGGIAAALALGARRAMAALRGNSTSAGSPAGHVHAHGSHDHSHEENHGGGDHQGHSHFQVMTYDEDIGKQVILWTMVGVATASVVCKELLFRWTRRVGLRAGSRVVVANAYHHRADAWSGGVSLLGVAGQVMGLPGVDGLAGLAVSLSICKIGYGIFKDSVLEFFDYQNAEEVSAIRDQLQRFNLCIVRGVDVVPNHKCQNAVKAAASGTEASSTSSPATASSSDDDETVHRKKMHFINVFLVRHGHQYAVHVTLLVYESVSAQQIKEAADLITALARRSLPVQDTFTTLLVCSNYTESREVSLGGCNDNEGVDEEGAAAISSGATAANCHGHSRAGCSGSFSRAHGSEDSATSTPPIAATGAIINPSLERCIASLQEFHTFTAPIRYSWEERTITAPSSESCECERDINSVAEMFKCRLISGEIASAKKTAADSAKRSGHSCSHGAQADHSH, from the coding sequence ATGAAACCCTCTGCAGTCGCCAAAaccaccactgccggcggcaccgccgcccaactgcacgcacacagccacCGCCATGGCGGCCATGCCCACGCGcacagccacggcagcaTTGAGAAGGGTATTTCAGGCAAGTACTTGCGTCAGTGCCAGGTGGCCACCTTGGCTGGTGGGGCCACAAACGTGTTCTTCTGCGTTACGAAGCTGTGGATCGGCTCTGCTGGTGGCTCCGTTGCTCTCGTCGCCGATGGTTTCCATTCCCTCACAGACATTCTCGCAGACATCATCTCCTACGTCGCCATCTCGCTTTCCCGCAAGAAGCTACCGCGCTGCCGGTTCCCGCTAGGCATCGGCCGCCTCGAAACCTCCGGCGCTGTCATTGTGGCGGCAATTCTCTTCTTCGGTGGTGTGGCTCTCCTTGTGCAGTCGCTCGAGCAGTGCTTCGCTGATGTGGCAAGTCTGCTcgagacagcggcgccgacgggtGGCAttgctgccgccctcgcgcTCGGCGCCCGCCGTGCGATGGCCGCGTTGAGGGGCAACTCCACGTCGGCAGGGTCCCCAGCAGGGCACGTCCACGCACACGGATCGCACGATCACAGCCACGAGGAAAAccacggtggtggcgatCACCAAGGCCACAGTCACTTTCAGGTGATGACGTACGACGAGGACATTGGGAAGCAGGTGATTCTGTGGACCATGGTCGGCGTCGCTACGGCATCGGTGGTTTGTAAAGAGCTCCTGTTCCGGTGGACGCGACGTGTCGGGCTGCGCGCGGGATCGCGTGTCGTGGTGGCCAACGCgtaccaccaccgcgcggATGCGTGGAGCGGGGGGGTGTCACTGCTTGGTGTAGCTGGGCAGGTGATGGGTCTGCCTGGCGTGGACGGACTTGCTGGTCTTGCCGTGTCGCTATCCATCTGCAAAATCGGCTACGGTATTTTCAAGGACTCTGTTCTTGAGTTTTTCGACTACCAgaacgccgaggaggtcAGTGCCATTCGAGATCAGCTGCAAAGGTTTAACCTCTGCATCGTGCGTGGGGTGGATGTGGTGCCCAACCACAAGTGCCAGAAtgcggtgaaggcggcggcctcggGAACAGAAGCTTCGTCAACGAGCtctcccgccaccgcctcgagCTCCGATGATGACGAAACCGTTCACCGCAAGAAGATGCACTTCATCAACGTGTTTCTCGTGCGCCACGGCCACCAGTACGCCGTGCACGTCACGCTGCTCGTCTACGAGAGCGTCTCTGCGCAGCAAATCAAGGAAGCAGCGGACCTGATCACGGCGCTGGCCCGTCGCAGTCTGCCGGTACAGGACACCTTTACGACCCTACTCGTCTGCAGCAACTACACTGAGTCACGAGAAGTATCCCTCGGTGGCTGCAATGATAATGAAGGAGTtgacgaggagggcgcagCCGCCATATcgagcggcgccactgcggccAACTGCCATGGCCATTCGCGCGCAGGGTGCAGTGGCTCGTTCTCACGAGCACACGGTAGCGAGGATAGTGCTACTTCGACTCCGCCGATCGCTGCCACAGGTGCCATCATCAACCCGTCGCTCGAGCGGTGCATCGCGTCCCTGCAGGAGTTCCACACGTTCACGGCGCCGATTCGCTACAGCTGGGAGGAGCGCACCATCACTGCCCCATCGTCGGAGTCGTGCGAGTGCGAGCGCGACATCAACTCCGTTGCTGAAATGTTCAAGTGCCGCCTCATCAGCGGCGAGATCGCTTCTGCCAAGAAGACCGCCGCAGACTCGGCGAAGCGGAGCGGCCACAGTTGCTCTCACGGCGCACAGGCCGACCATTCGCATTAA
- a CDS encoding transcription initiation factor-like protein (TFIID-like protein) produces the protein MDDDYAFFESDNLVEEELPVIGAFPDPVAEFGGVVGPTGAIGDSALTADGHLAAAAATLPGGDDAAANLDVDELPPPIKNVQEFLPNVHPDAFPVVVAVQAQASIPVGINLAELSCATRNVEYMPNNRIPSATMRLHEPTAVVMMHNSGALSIIGAASVSEARQAAELAARIIRKALNLNFSSLKFRVRSIAARFNVCSPIRLDKLAAYQLDPAMSIGVAKLQVSYEPERFNGCVLRLVGKSSRGDNQWSVSCSVFVTGKVQLMGARSMDELRFAFNAFVPIIAKNLDERKTA, from the coding sequence ATGGACGATGACTACGCTTTCTTCGAATCCGACAACTTagtcgaggaggagctgcctGTCATCGGTGCTTTTCCCGACCCCGTTGCCGAGtttggcggcgtcgtcgggcCCACCGGTGCAATCGGCGATTCGGCTCTGACAGCGGACGGCcatctcgctgctgccgcggccacgctgcccggcggcgacgacgctgctgccaaCCTGGACGTTGACGAGCTCCCTCCACCCATCAAGAACGTGCAAGAGTTCCTGCCGAATGTTCACCCGGATGCCTTCCCTGTTGTCGTAGCCGTGCAGGCCCAGGCCAGTATTCCGGTCGGCATTAACCTCGCTGAACTTAGCTGTGCCACACGCAATGTGGAGTACATGCCGAACAACCGAATTCCATCTGCGACGATGCGGCTGCATGAACCGACTGCCGTAGTCATGATGCACAACTCAGGGGCTCTCAGCATCATTGGCGCAGCTAGCGTCAGTGAGGCGCGccaggcggcggagctggcagCCCGTATCATCCGCAAAGCGCTCAACCTCAACTTCTCATCCCTCAAGTTCCGCGTCCGCTCCATCGCGGCGCGCTTCAACGTGTGCAGCCCGATTCGTCTCGACAAGCTCGCCGCCTACCAACTAGACCCCGCCATGTCGATCGGGGTGGCGAAGCTGCAGGTCAGCTACGAGCCAGAGCGCTTCAACGGCTGCGTGCTTCGCCTCGTGGGCAAGTCCTCGCGCGGCGACAACCAGTGGAGTgtgagctgcagcgtgtTTGTGACCGGCAAGGTGCAGCTGATGGGCGCCCGCAGCATGGATGAACTGCGTTTTGCCTTCAATGCCTTTGTGCCTATCATTGCCAAGAATTTGGACGAGCGAAAGACTGCCTAG